CGCGCCCACTGCCACAGCGACAATGAGTGCGATCCCGATTGCTCCCAGCACCCGAACGGCAATTCCTTGGTTGCGTACCCAACGTCCCATGGCGACAGTGTCCCCCTCGCTTTGTGTGGCCCAGGAAGGCCTCCACTGGCCTCACACGTGGCCACTATCGGTGGATGTGTTGGAAGCGCGAGGGGACTTGTGTCCTGGCCTACCGTGCGGTGTGCAAAAGGTCTCGTGGGCGTGGCGTCGAAGTGAGAAGTGCCGAAGCCTCCCCGTCCCTTGACTGGGATCGGAGAGGCTTCGGTCTGGTGTGGCCTCGTGCGGTGCGCGGCCTTACTTAATGAACTGGATGGCGAGCGGGATGCGGTAGTACTCACCATTGGCGGCCTTCACGCCCGCCACGAACGAGATGATGATCGCGTAGAGCACGTACAGGCCCCACAGCGGCAGCGTGACCGCGAGGCCCACCACGAACAGCAACAGGCCGAGCACGACGGCGCCTGCACCGAACACGAGCGCGGTGATCTGCAGGTTCAGATTCTGCTTGCCATGATGCGCCACGAGTGCCGAGCGGTCCTTATAGACCAGCCAGATCACCAGCGGGGCGACAAAGGCGATGGTGCCAGCGCTGACCAGGGACGCGACGGCGGCGATGACGTGCGCCAGCATTGCCCAGGTGCGAGCCTCTGACTCGAGCATCGGCTGGACGGTGGGGGCGA
The Demequina sp. TMPB413 DNA segment above includes these coding regions:
- a CDS encoding DUF4870 domain-containing protein, which produces MTENTSPDPEQGAQNPAPFAPTVQPMLESEARTWAMLAHVIAAVASLVSAGTIAFVAPLVIWLVYKDRSALVAHHGKQNLNLQITALVFGAGAVVLGLLLFVVGLAVTLPLWGLYVLYAIIISFVAGVKAANGEYYRIPLAIQFIK